The proteins below come from a single Afipia felis ATCC 53690 genomic window:
- a CDS encoding Tim44/TimA family putative adaptor protein encodes MDIYTIIFLALAVFIFLRLRNVLGQRTGSERPPYDRVTRDVAPTGNDNNVVRMPGTAVDQATLAPSAEPVSPRDRWKGIAAPDSQLATGLDEIAAADPAFNAQHFLSGAKSAYEMIVLAFANGDHRTLKDLLSADVYDGFESVIKGREQRSEKVETKFASIDKAELVSAGVRDRIAHLTVRFVSQMITATRDKDGAVIDGNPEKLTDVTDVWTFSRDVSSRDPNWKLVGTESGH; translated from the coding sequence GTGGACATTTACACCATCATCTTTTTGGCCCTGGCCGTCTTTATTTTCCTGCGGCTGCGCAACGTCCTCGGGCAGCGCACGGGCAGCGAGCGGCCGCCGTATGATCGCGTGACGCGCGATGTCGCGCCCACCGGCAACGACAACAATGTCGTCCGCATGCCGGGCACGGCCGTCGATCAGGCAACGCTTGCACCCTCCGCCGAACCGGTTTCGCCGCGTGATCGCTGGAAGGGGATCGCGGCGCCGGATTCGCAACTGGCGACCGGTCTCGATGAAATCGCTGCCGCCGATCCCGCGTTCAACGCGCAGCATTTCCTCTCCGGCGCCAAGAGCGCCTACGAGATGATCGTGCTGGCTTTCGCCAATGGCGATCACCGCACGCTGAAGGATCTGTTGTCGGCGGACGTCTATGACGGGTTCGAATCCGTCATCAAGGGCCGCGAGCAGCGCAGCGAGAAGGTCGAGACGAAGTTTGCTTCGATCGACAAGGCCGAACTCGTCAGCGCCGGTGTCCGTGACAGGATCGCGCATCTCACCGTGCGCTTTGTTTCGCAGATGATCACCGCCACGCGCGATAAGGACGGCGCGGTCATCGATGGCAACCCTGAAAAGCTCACGGATGTCACCGATGTCTGGACGTTCTCACGTGACGTTTCCTCCCGCGATCCGAATTGGAAGCTGGTTGGAACGGAAAGCGGACACTGA
- a CDS encoding Smr/MutS family protein, with protein MKRVRPPDLSPPPSRRRRALDSEERALWETVTKQIKPLRRRPKTKTEALEIAVQANEEAAAEKTTAGSVRSSAPAKQITVASRPKNAPPPLVALGRRERSHLARGRKEIEARLDLHGMTQARAHRALIGFLSRASEDGLTFVLVITGKGRSGALESERGVLRRQVPEWLGLPEFRSLVVGFEEASIGHGGAGALYVRLRRAR; from the coding sequence ATGAAGCGCGTGCGCCCGCCGGATCTGTCGCCGCCGCCGTCACGACGGCGCCGTGCCCTCGATTCCGAGGAGCGGGCGCTATGGGAGACGGTGACGAAACAGATCAAGCCGCTGCGCCGGCGGCCCAAGACGAAGACGGAGGCGCTAGAAATCGCTGTGCAGGCGAACGAGGAAGCTGCCGCCGAAAAAACGACTGCGGGTTCGGTTCGTTCAAGCGCTCCAGCAAAACAGATAACGGTCGCGTCACGTCCGAAAAATGCACCACCGCCATTGGTCGCGCTCGGGCGGCGCGAGCGGTCTCACCTCGCGCGCGGCCGCAAGGAGATCGAGGCGCGGCTCGATCTTCATGGGATGACGCAGGCGCGCGCGCATCGCGCGCTGATCGGCTTTCTGTCGCGCGCAAGCGAAGACGGGCTGACCTTCGTGCTGGTCATCACCGGCAAGGGCCGCAGTGGCGCGCTCGAGTCCGAGCGCGGTGTGTTGCGGCGTCAGGTGCCGGAATGGCTCGGCCTGCCGGAATTCCGCTCGCTTGTCGTCGGCTTCGAGGAAGCTTCCATCGGCCATGGCGGCGCGGGCGCGCTGTATGTGCGGCTGCGGCGAGCGCGCTGA
- the hslU gene encoding ATP-dependent protease ATPase subunit HslU, translated as MTDFSPREIVSELDRFIVGQHDAKRSVAIALRNRWRRLQLTGALREEVLPKNILMIGPTGVGKTEIARRLAKLAGAPFIKVEATKFTEVGYVGRDVEQIVRDLVDVAIAQTREKKRKDVEARAELAAEERVLDALVGANASASTRDSFRRRLRAGELNDKEIEVETQAGGGPSMFEIPGMPGAQMGAISLGDIFGKMGGRTKTRKLTVADSHEVLVNEESDKLLDDEALTRDAIHVVENNGIVFLDEIDKICVREGARTGDVSREGVQRDLLPLIEGTTVSTKHGPVKTDHILFIASGAFHIAKPSDLLPELQGRLPIRVELQALARDDLRRILTEPEGSLIKQYVALMATEGVTLDITDEAIDALADVAVAVNASVENIGARRLQTVMERVLDEASFHAPDMQGQTVTIDAEYVQKHIGDLAKNIDLSRFIL; from the coding sequence ATGACCGACTTCTCCCCCCGTGAAATCGTCTCCGAACTCGACCGCTTCATCGTCGGCCAGCACGACGCCAAGCGCTCGGTCGCCATCGCGCTGCGCAATCGCTGGCGTCGGCTGCAACTGACCGGCGCGCTGCGTGAAGAAGTGCTGCCAAAAAACATCCTGATGATCGGACCTACGGGCGTAGGCAAGACCGAGATCGCGCGAAGGCTCGCAAAACTCGCGGGCGCGCCCTTCATCAAGGTGGAAGCCACGAAATTCACCGAAGTCGGCTATGTCGGCCGCGACGTTGAACAGATCGTGCGTGACCTTGTCGATGTCGCCATCGCCCAGACCCGCGAGAAGAAGCGCAAGGATGTCGAGGCGCGGGCCGAATTGGCCGCCGAGGAACGTGTGCTCGACGCGCTGGTCGGCGCCAATGCCTCTGCCAGCACGCGGGATTCATTCCGCCGCAGGCTGCGCGCGGGCGAACTCAACGACAAGGAAATCGAGGTCGAGACGCAGGCGGGCGGCGGCCCCTCGATGTTCGAAATTCCCGGCATGCCCGGCGCGCAGATGGGTGCAATCTCGCTCGGCGACATTTTCGGCAAGATGGGCGGCCGCACCAAGACACGGAAGCTCACGGTTGCCGATTCCCACGAAGTGCTGGTCAACGAGGAATCCGACAAGCTGCTCGACGACGAGGCGCTGACGCGCGACGCCATTCATGTGGTTGAGAACAACGGTATCGTGTTCCTCGACGAGATCGACAAGATCTGCGTGCGCGAAGGCGCGCGCACCGGCGACGTGTCGCGTGAAGGCGTGCAGCGTGATCTGCTGCCGCTGATCGAGGGCACTACCGTCTCCACCAAGCACGGCCCGGTGAAGACCGACCACATCCTGTTCATCGCCTCGGGCGCATTCCACATCGCCAAGCCGTCCGATCTGCTGCCGGAATTGCAGGGTCGCCTGCCGATCCGCGTCGAACTGCAGGCACTCGCGCGTGACGATCTCCGCCGCATCCTCACCGAGCCGGAAGGCTCGCTCATCAAGCAGTATGTTGCGCTGATGGCCACCGAGGGCGTGACGCTTGACATCACCGATGAGGCCATCGACGCGCTGGCCGACGTCGCCGTTGCGGTGAATGCGAGCGTGGAGAACATCGGCGCGCGCAGGCTGCAGACGGTGATGGAGCGTGTGTTGGACGAGGCTTCGTTCCACGCGCCCGACATGCAGGGACAGACCGTGACCATCGATGCGGAATACGTGCAGAAGCACATCGGCGATCTGGCGAAGAACATCGATCTGTCGCGCTTCATCCTGTGA
- the mltA gene encoding murein transglycosylase A, which yields MERKADTDGHFPYGSAAALVFAAVVLTCSAVADARSHRRSAWPEVATTHHVRPRPESIHWPLAIPGVQYNPVNWSDLRGWADDDQLVAFKTFRASCAPVLARKPKKPDDSSDKFLGDALREPCLAARKAKVHDVASARTFFEEHFAPVTLSRLGEDAGFVTGYYEPIVEGSRTKTDVYTVPVYRRPSNLFVRGYNQASPSLPNKGDVFRKIGRRKLVPYYDRAQIEDGAIAGRGLEIVWLKNQTDLLFIQIQGSARIKLADGSMVRINYDSHNGFPYTPIGRVLIERNIIPKDQMSMQRIREYMEQNPGAADELRRQNRSYIFFHEVPLKADDEAVGAQGVPLTAGRSIAVDKALHVYGTPFFIDGDLPIESDTSNTPFRRLMIAQDTGSAIVGPARADLYFGAGQEAGKIAGRIKNAARFTILLPKSLDPVARGRTVPLPDARPAEEKPKPKRRGRRHAENS from the coding sequence TTGGAACGGAAAGCGGACACTGACGGGCATTTTCCCTACGGCTCCGCCGCGGCTCTGGTGTTCGCGGCGGTTGTTCTGACATGCAGCGCGGTCGCGGATGCTCGCAGTCACCGCCGCTCGGCCTGGCCAGAGGTTGCGACAACCCACCATGTGAGGCCGCGTCCCGAAAGCATCCACTGGCCACTCGCCATTCCCGGCGTGCAATACAATCCCGTCAACTGGAGCGATCTGCGCGGCTGGGCCGACGACGATCAGTTAGTGGCGTTCAAGACATTCCGGGCAAGCTGTGCGCCGGTTCTCGCGCGCAAGCCGAAAAAACCGGACGATTCCTCCGACAAATTTCTGGGCGATGCCTTGCGCGAGCCATGCCTCGCTGCGCGCAAGGCGAAGGTGCATGACGTTGCCTCCGCGCGTACGTTCTTCGAGGAGCACTTCGCGCCGGTCACGCTCTCGCGCCTCGGCGAGGATGCAGGTTTCGTCACGGGTTATTATGAGCCGATCGTCGAAGGCTCACGCACCAAGACCGATGTCTACACCGTGCCGGTCTATCGCCGGCCCTCGAACCTGTTCGTGCGCGGCTACAATCAGGCCTCGCCGAGCCTGCCGAACAAAGGCGATGTGTTTCGCAAGATCGGCCGCCGCAAGCTGGTGCCGTATTACGACCGTGCCCAGATCGAGGATGGTGCGATTGCCGGACGCGGTCTCGAGATCGTCTGGTTGAAAAACCAGACCGATCTGCTGTTCATCCAGATTCAGGGCTCCGCGCGGATCAAGCTCGCGGACGGATCGATGGTGCGGATCAATTACGATTCGCATAATGGTTTTCCGTATACGCCGATCGGTCGCGTTCTGATCGAACGCAACATCATCCCCAAAGACCAGATGTCGATGCAGCGCATTCGCGAATATATGGAGCAGAATCCCGGCGCGGCCGATGAGCTGCGACGGCAGAATCGCTCCTACATCTTTTTCCACGAGGTGCCGCTGAAGGCGGACGACGAAGCCGTCGGCGCGCAGGGCGTGCCGCTCACGGCAGGGCGTTCGATTGCCGTCGACAAGGCGCTGCATGTCTACGGCACACCGTTCTTCATCGACGGCGATCTGCCGATTGAAAGCGACACCTCGAACACGCCGTTCCGCCGTCTGATGATCGCGCAGGATACCGGCTCGGCGATTGTCGGCCCTGCGCGCGCCGATCTTTATTTCGGCGCAGGCCAGGAGGCGGGCAAGATCGCGGGCCGTATCAAGAACGCGGCGCGCTTCACGATCCTGCTGCCGAAATCGCTCGATCCGGTCGCGCGTGGCCGAACTGTGCCGCTGCCCGATGCACGCCCGGCCGAGGAGAAGCCGAAGCCGAAACGGCGCGGCCGCCGCCATGCGGAGAATTCATGA